Proteins co-encoded in one Deltaproteobacteria bacterium genomic window:
- a CDS encoding gliding-motility protein MglA, with amino-acid sequence MSFINYSAREINCKIVYYGPGLCGKTTNLQYIFSKMRPESRGKMISLATETERTLFFDFLPLSLGDVRGFKTRFHLYTVPGQVFYDASRKLILKGVDGVVFVADSQITRVDANVESFENMRVNLKEQGYDLDRIPLAIQYNKRDLDNIASVSELHALLNYRNVPEFEVVAINGIGVFETLKAIIKQVLVELRRGAARY; translated from the coding sequence ATGTCTTTTATCAATTACTCAGCAAGGGAAATCAACTGCAAGATAGTTTACTACGGGCCCGGGTTGTGCGGGAAGACCACGAACCTGCAGTATATTTTCTCGAAGATGCGGCCCGAATCGCGGGGCAAGATGATCTCCCTCGCCACGGAGACGGAGAGGACGCTGTTCTTCGACTTCCTCCCCCTTTCCCTCGGTGACGTGCGGGGGTTCAAGACGAGGTTTCACCTCTACACGGTCCCCGGCCAGGTCTTCTACGACGCGAGCAGGAAGCTGATACTCAAGGGCGTCGACGGGGTGGTCTTTGTCGCAGATTCCCAGATTACCCGGGTGGACGCGAACGTGGAGAGCTTTGAGAACATGAGGGTGAACCTGAAGGAGCAGGGGTATGACCTCGACAGGATCCCCCTGGCCATCCAGTACAACAAGAGAGACCTGGACAACATAGCCTCTGTCTCGGAACTCCATGCTCTCTTGAATTACCGGAACGTCCCCGAGTTCGAGGTGGTGGCGATAAACGGCATCGGTGTGTTCGAGACCTTGAAGGCCATCATCAAGCAGGTCCTGGTGGAACTCAGGAGGGGGGCTGCCAGATACTAG
- a CDS encoding MBL fold metallo-hydrolase: MATGAERVKKMRVRCLSEVSWKDDARMRLDVRESGGLGSDQYDVRWTEGNAAGVMNLVEITDGAGADRKILVDVGWDHAYVGEVLKREGVDEMLRNGEIDMVYITHEHVDHFFALGTVAGLNPGVPVVIPEGFTEKGRRMIAESGLSREARVLPPGKKHELFPGVYSATFDVPIFLKVRNEQVLYVDVEGKGIVTVIGCSHPGIIDILEYGRKEFPGRKVYGVYGGLHICPFDEWEAEHDTLIGKLKGYGVELYACNHCTGAVTVQKMKEAGLNVHPGTGRFGTKTRDYVGCGDAVEF; encoded by the coding sequence ATGGCCACGGGTGCAGAGCGGGTGAAGAAGATGCGGGTCAGGTGCCTTTCCGAGGTGTCCTGGAAGGACGACGCGAGGATGCGGCTCGATGTCCGGGAGTCCGGGGGCCTGGGGTCGGACCAGTACGACGTGCGGTGGACGGAGGGGAACGCGGCGGGAGTGATGAACCTCGTCGAGATAACCGACGGCGCCGGGGCCGACAGGAAAATTCTCGTCGATGTGGGATGGGATCACGCCTACGTCGGTGAAGTGCTGAAGCGGGAGGGCGTGGACGAGATGCTGAGGAACGGTGAGATAGACATGGTCTACATCACCCATGAGCACGTGGACCACTTCTTCGCGCTTGGCACCGTCGCCGGGCTCAACCCCGGTGTTCCCGTCGTGATCCCCGAGGGATTCACGGAAAAAGGCCGCCGTATGATCGCGGAGAGCGGCCTTTCCCGGGAGGCCCGGGTCCTGCCCCCGGGGAAGAAGCACGAGCTGTTTCCGGGGGTCTACTCGGCAACCTTCGATGTGCCTATTTTCCTGAAGGTGAGAAACGAGCAGGTCCTCTACGTGGACGTCGAGGGAAAGGGGATCGTGACCGTCATCGGATGCAGCCACCCGGGGATCATCGATATTCTCGAGTATGGGAGAAAGGAGTTTCCCGGGAGGAAAGTTTACGGTGTCTACGGCGGCCTTCACATTTGCCCCTTCGACGAGTGGGAAGCCGAGCACGATACCCTGATCGGGAAGTTGAAGGGCTACGGGGTCGAATTGTACGCCTGCAATCACTGCACCGGCGCGGTGACGGTCCAGAAAATGAAAGAGGCGGGCCTGAACGTGCATCCCGGGACGGGCCGGTTCGGCACGAAGACCAGGGATTATGTCGGTTGCGGAGACGCGGTCGAGTTCTAG
- a CDS encoding sodium:proton antiporter, giving the protein MKTGSIRRFSACFLLAAFFLALPALGICSEDELALGKELSVLWVLPFAGLLLSIALFPLFRPAFWAKHYGKVAAVFGAPVAAYFLYRDYHTVLHTGAEYTSFIVLLGALFIISGGILLRGKIKGSPVSNCIIILIGSVIANLLGTTGASMILIRPLIRANRWRKSFSHVVIFFIFIVSNIGGSLTPIGDPPLFLGFLRGVPFFWTLKNLWHFWAFEVSLVVAIFFVLDTIKYRKDLEMHGHELEEEKVPLKLVGSYNFLLLLAVLGAVFVKPPIREVIMVIAALVSIKVTPKELRDENEFTYHPIEEVAKLFAGIFAAMIPALLILKARGAELGVTEPWQFFWATGSLSSFLDNAPTYLTFLSLAQGLGANPEVVGIPTKILMGISAGAVFMGANTYIGNAPNFMVKSIAEENAVKMPSFFGYFIYSVIVLVPTFIVVTYLFLR; this is encoded by the coding sequence ATGAAAACCGGATCTATAAGGAGATTTTCCGCCTGCTTTCTCCTTGCTGCCTTTTTCCTTGCCCTTCCCGCTCTTGGAATCTGCTCGGAAGATGAGCTGGCCCTCGGAAAAGAGCTGTCGGTCCTCTGGGTGCTGCCCTTTGCCGGCCTGCTCCTCTCGATAGCGCTCTTCCCCCTTTTCCGGCCGGCCTTCTGGGCGAAACACTACGGGAAGGTTGCGGCGGTGTTCGGCGCCCCCGTGGCAGCCTATTTTCTCTACCGGGATTATCACACCGTACTCCACACGGGGGCGGAATATACATCCTTCATCGTGCTCCTCGGGGCCCTGTTCATCATTTCCGGCGGTATCCTCCTCAGGGGAAAGATCAAGGGGTCGCCCGTATCCAACTGCATCATCATTCTCATCGGGTCGGTCATCGCCAACCTGCTCGGGACGACGGGGGCGAGCATGATACTCATCAGGCCCCTGATACGGGCAAATCGCTGGAGGAAATCTTTTTCCCACGTGGTCATATTCTTCATCTTCATCGTATCCAACATAGGGGGCTCACTCACGCCGATCGGCGACCCACCCCTCTTTCTGGGGTTTCTCCGGGGGGTGCCCTTCTTCTGGACCCTGAAGAACCTCTGGCACTTCTGGGCCTTCGAGGTTTCACTCGTCGTCGCCATCTTTTTCGTGCTGGACACGATCAAATACAGAAAGGATCTGGAAATGCACGGCCACGAACTCGAGGAGGAAAAGGTACCGTTGAAACTCGTGGGCTCGTACAACTTTCTCCTGCTGCTCGCGGTGCTCGGGGCCGTCTTCGTGAAACCCCCCATACGGGAGGTGATCATGGTCATCGCCGCACTCGTTTCCATCAAGGTAACCCCGAAAGAATTGCGCGATGAAAACGAGTTCACCTACCACCCGATAGAGGAAGTGGCGAAGCTCTTCGCGGGAATCTTTGCGGCGATGATTCCCGCCCTGCTGATTTTGAAGGCCCGGGGTGCCGAGCTCGGCGTTACCGAACCGTGGCAGTTTTTCTGGGCCACGGGGTCCCTCTCCAGCTTCCTGGACAACGCGCCGACCTATCTCACCTTTCTCTCCCTCGCCCAGGGCCTGGGAGCGAACCCCGAAGTCGTCGGGATTCCGACGAAGATCCTGATGGGAATATCGGCCGGCGCCGTCTTCATGGGGGCGAACACCTACATCGGCAATGCGCCGAACTTCATGGTGAAGTCCATCGCCGAGGAGAATGCCGTCAAGATGCCGTCCTTCTTCGGCTACTTCATCTATTCCGTAATCGTCCTGGTTCCCACTTTTATCGTCGTGACCTACCTGTTTCTCCGGTAG
- a CDS encoding roadblock/LC7 domain-containing protein has translation MEGSHLIIRDEEFRQLKSVLRRILLESHSKVVFLVDKNGQLLCSVGEEEGYDTMALSSLAAGNIAASGGLARLIGEKEFSILFHQGEKDNMHISLIDNRVILVVIFDARTPVGLVRLRVKKSNRNVLRVLEEIDARLHFTADEEMIFEELTDEDIDKLFK, from the coding sequence TTGGAGGGCAGTCACCTCATAATACGGGATGAGGAGTTCCGGCAACTGAAGTCCGTTTTGCGCAGGATCCTGCTGGAGTCTCACTCAAAAGTAGTGTTTCTCGTGGATAAGAACGGCCAGCTTCTCTGCTCCGTGGGGGAAGAGGAGGGATACGATACAATGGCCCTGAGCTCCCTGGCTGCAGGGAATATCGCGGCATCGGGGGGGCTTGCCAGGCTCATCGGGGAAAAGGAGTTTTCCATTCTCTTCCATCAGGGCGAGAAAGACAATATGCACATCTCCCTAATCGATAACAGGGTCATCCTCGTCGTCATTTTCGATGCCCGGACCCCCGTGGGCCTTGTCCGCCTCAGGGTGAAGAAGTCGAACCGGAATGTGCTGAGAGTCCTCGAGGAGATCGATGCGCGGCTTCATTTTACCGCTGATGAGGAGATGATCTTCGAGGAACTAACGGACGAGGATATCGACAAACTCTTTAAGTGA
- a CDS encoding aldehyde dehydrogenase family protein, whose product MINRALYVDGKWVRKGKKFDVINPYDGSVVGRVPSATPDMVSDAIGAAHGSRAVMADMPLHERARILSRTSELLEKKKEAFARMIALEAGKAWKYAIGEVERAIQTFRFAAVEALKIHGETIPMSAAAGAETRVGYYDRFPIGVIASISPFNFPLNLVAHKIAPAIAAGNTVVHKPASVTPITSIMLVEVLLEAGLPPKAINLVAGSGSVVGDALVTDDRVAMVTFTGSPTVGWAIKERCGKKKAILELGSNCGIVVEDDADLDWAIPRSIVGAFAYSGQVCISLQRIYVNKKIYRRFVKEFVERAKKLRMGDPLSPRTDVNPMITLEEAKRVEGWIKEARDEGARVETGGVRRGNVIRPTVLTRVDRTMKVSCLEVFAPVAVIDSYETFEEGIEKLNDSIYGLQAGVFTKDVDKAMYAFKKLDVGGVMINDVPTFRVDHMPYGGVKNSGLGREGLKFTIEEMTEIKLVVFNV is encoded by the coding sequence ATGATAAATCGAGCCCTGTACGTTGACGGGAAGTGGGTGCGGAAGGGCAAAAAGTTCGACGTGATCAACCCGTACGACGGGTCGGTCGTGGGGAGGGTCCCCTCCGCGACCCCCGATATGGTTTCCGATGCGATCGGTGCGGCACATGGATCGAGAGCGGTCATGGCGGACATGCCCCTGCACGAGCGGGCGCGGATTCTCTCCAGGACGAGCGAGCTGCTGGAGAAGAAAAAAGAGGCCTTTGCGAGGATGATCGCCCTGGAGGCGGGGAAAGCCTGGAAATACGCTATAGGGGAGGTGGAAAGGGCCATCCAGACCTTTCGCTTCGCCGCGGTGGAGGCGTTGAAGATACACGGGGAGACGATACCCATGAGTGCCGCCGCGGGGGCCGAGACGAGGGTCGGCTACTACGACAGGTTCCCCATCGGGGTCATCGCGTCGATTTCCCCATTCAACTTTCCCCTCAACCTGGTGGCCCACAAGATCGCCCCCGCGATTGCCGCCGGGAACACCGTTGTGCACAAGCCGGCCAGCGTAACCCCCATTACGTCGATCATGCTCGTGGAGGTCCTTCTGGAGGCGGGGCTCCCGCCGAAGGCGATCAATCTCGTCGCGGGTTCGGGATCCGTGGTCGGTGACGCGCTGGTCACCGATGACAGGGTTGCCATGGTCACCTTTACGGGCTCACCCACCGTGGGGTGGGCGATAAAGGAGCGCTGCGGAAAGAAAAAGGCGATCCTGGAGCTCGGCTCCAACTGCGGCATCGTCGTGGAGGATGATGCGGATCTCGACTGGGCGATCCCGAGGTCCATCGTCGGGGCCTTCGCCTACTCCGGGCAGGTGTGCATTTCCCTGCAGCGCATCTACGTGAACAAAAAGATTTACCGGAGATTCGTGAAGGAGTTCGTCGAGAGGGCAAAGAAGCTGAGGATGGGGGATCCCCTGAGCCCCAGAACCGACGTCAACCCCATGATAACCCTGGAAGAGGCGAAGCGTGTCGAGGGCTGGATCAAGGAGGCCCGGGACGAGGGAGCCAGGGTCGAAACGGGGGGCGTGCGCAGGGGCAACGTTATCAGGCCGACGGTTCTCACCAGGGTCGACAGGACCATGAAAGTCTCCTGCCTGGAGGTCTTTGCGCCCGTTGCCGTAATCGATTCGTACGAGACCTTCGAGGAGGGTATCGAGAAGCTCAACGACTCCATATACGGGCTGCAGGCAGGCGTGTTCACCAAGGACGTGGACAAGGCGATGTACGCATTCAAGAAGCTCGATGTCGGGGGCGTCATGATAAATGACGTGCCCACGTTCAGGGTGGACCACATGCCTTACGGGGGAGTGAAGAACAGCGGTCTCGGCCGTGAGGGGCTGAAGTTCACGATCGAGGAGATGACCGAGATCAAACTCGTTGTCTTCAACGTTTGA